The nucleotide window ATAATAAACCTTTAAGGTTTTTTCTTCACCGATGCTGGCAGCCAGGCGAGTTTTAACCTTCCCCAACTTAGGTTGTTTTGCAAAAATAATTAATTTGTTTTTTTCCATAATAACCTAAAACCGAAATTGAGACCATCCAATGAATGTACACAAAATCGGTATAAACATATAATCCATAAGATAAAAAAGCTAAAAAAGAAACCAATGTTACAAGTATCTCCATTTTTTCTTTCCCAACCAAAAATAGAATCCAAGGAATCCAATACCAAGGATGGATCACAGGAGAAAACAAAAGAAACAAAGAATAAATAAATAGAAATCTATTCTGAAGGTTTAGGCCAAAAAGAAGATTCTTTTTAAAACAGAATATGTAAATGCTACAAAGCACGATGAAGGAAATGATCCCAGAAAGGTATTCGCCTTGGAATGGATACAAAAGAAGATAGAAAAAAGGTTCAAGAATTCCCGCAAATCGAAAGGAATGAAAGAAAAGTCCAATCCCTGCACTACCTTGCGATACCAAATCAGAAAAAACTGTCACCTTCCACAGAATTAAAGAAAGTCCAGTGATAGCGAATAACCTAACCCACAAAGTACGATCCCATAAAAATCCAAAAGCAAAAAGGAAAGTATTAAATTTTAATTGAGTCAACAAAAAGAAAGAAAGAATACGAGAACTTGTTGACCTTGCACCAAACAACAATAAGAATCCTGTTATTAAAAGAACCTCTGGATGCATTTGAGATACCCCTTCAAAAATGACAATTGGGTTTCCAAAATATAACCAATAGGACTTCATTGTCGCCTGCGGAAACAACTTTCGAATTAAATATAAATTCAAACTATCAGCTACCAAAAGCAAAACTTGCACTCCAAGAAAACTACTCCCCAAGGCCAAACCAAACAAAGTTCCCAATGAAAAAAAACACTGAAGCAACAAGGGGTAAACTGAATAATAATTTGGACTATTCATCTTCGACAGAAGAGGTTCCAACCCCAAGTGATACCCGTTGAGTCCAACTAAATCCTGCGGTGTATATTGATAAGGAGAGATCCCTTCTAAAAAAATTCTGGCATCAAACAGATAACGATAGATATCATCGCTCCATACCGCAGGAGAACCAATTACAGCAAAACGTAATATAATTGAGTAAAGAAAAAAAGGATAAAAGTGCTTCCCAAACAAAGAACAGAAATCAGACAAAAAATAAAAATATAAAGGCAAAATGGCAGCAACAACGAGTATGATACTTACATCGCTTCTATCACCAAAGTGAGTCGAAACGAATAAAAGTAATGGGTATAACACACCCAATATAATTTTTATTGATTTGTTACCGATGGACACGGAAAAGCAGTAACCGAAAAAAAGTGTATAAAATTTTGATACCAACACGTAAGGACATAGAAAGGGTTCCCGATATTTTTGAAACACCCGCAAACCGTTTCCTATAGTTAACAGAAATTTCACGAATATCAAATCCAAATTGTAACGCTTTTACATGCATTTCAATATTCCAACCCCAAGTGGGATCCTTTTACATGCATTTCAATATTCCAACCCCAAGTGGGATCCTCCATCTGCAATTGTAAAATAGAGGGATACCCTATGATTCGTAGCGGCCCCATATCCGTAAACCTTCGTCGAAAAAAAATAAATATTAAAAAACAAGTCAATGCATTTCCAAAAATTTGAATCGGTGACAAAGCACCTTTTTCCACTACACCAATGGTTCTTGACCCAATCACTAAATCTGCACCCGTCTCTTGGATGACTCGAATTAATTTTTGTATATCGGAAGGATCGTCGGAACCATCAGCGTCGCAAAATAAGATATAATCTGGGTGCAGATTTGACTGTTTGATCCAATCCAATGCCACCAAACAAGCGTTCCCATAGCCAATTTCAGGGCAATCCAGAGACAAAAACCCCATTTGTTTTACGATCTTCGATGTTTGGTCTGTAGATGCGTTGTTCACTACTATAAAATTGGATTTGGTTAACCCAGATCCAGAAAGAAGACCAGTTAATGCACGTTCAATGCCTTCCTCTTCGTCACGCGCAGGAATGATACAAAAAACATTATTCACCTTTTCTGAGTTGATTCCGTTTGAATAATTCTTCAAGAGGAGTGTCTTTTCTGGATTTTGAGTTTATATGATACAATGACTCAATGACCAAAGAACTATGTGGGTATAAATCTTTCATTTTTTCTACTTTTTCTCTGTAGGGGGAAGAAACGTATCCAGAAGATTGTATCATATAATCCGAAGTTATATTCTTTAACCGAACGTGAATTGCTTGGAATTTAAAAGATACAATAGGTAAGTCTGATTGTTTGAGTTTCCAAACAAACTTCTCTCCAAAAGGAATTCTCGTATCACCAACTTTTTTTGCAACAGGAGACCAACTCCATTCTTGCCCAATCGTTGTTTCTGCATTGAAAATAGAATGTCCATCTCGGTCTAACCCAACAAGAAGCAATCGATAAAAACGCTCAGGATCCCCTGTTGTTACATGATGATTGGCATTTATGTTTCCAATTTGAACTTCTATAGTATTTTTCTCGACCTTTATCTCAGTGAGAACAATTCCCGGTTTATAACCCAATCGGATTTGGTCAGGATATAAATCGAAAGTTTTAGGAACACCGGCTCCAATAAATCCATGTTTGTGCGATTTTCGTATCGGTTTGTGTAGGGACGGTTTTACTATTGACCGACGAACTTCCGGTTGGTGGCAAGAAGAACAAGATTCATTTGACTTAGTAGAAAGTAGTTCTGTGCCTGTCTGAAAAGAACAAACGAGTGATTCATTTAAAGTGTAAGTTTCGTTATGACAATCATAACAACGCTCTTGTAGTTGTTTACGATCAATTTTTACTGGATGAGGAGGAGATGTTCCACCTAAAGCCCCGATCACATAACTTTCCTTAGATTCCGAATCCACACGAACATGACATGTGGCACATGTGACTCCTTCGGCTTTCATTTCTGCATTAAAACTTGGATTGGGGATTTCGACTGGCCGGAAATAGTCTCCATTTTTAAGTCCAGTGATGATAGTTTCTCTTTGATTTTGAACAGGGATATGACAGTTCAAACAAATCCATTTTGGCGAACTCGGTTTTGCTAATTCTGATTGGAATTGGATATCGGAAAGTGCATTCGCATGAGTGGAACGTTTCCATTCCTCATAAATTTCTGTATGGCAGCTCCCACAGTTTTTTGCCGTGGGCGCGCCGACACCTTTCAAATTGGGGAGATTTTCAATTGGTTTTGCCCAAACTTTACCAGGAAACACCTGTTCGATGGCAATTTCTCGTTGATTACGATAGAGATAAATACTAATTCCCAAAACTAAGAATAAAAAAAATGAAATGTAAATGTTTCGTTTCAATTTCCAGTTTCCAACGGAAGTTTCGGATCGTGAGACCATTCCCACATAGAGCCGGCATAATTATAAGCATTATATCCATAGGTTCGAAGAATTCCAACGACAAAAGCAGAACGAACACCTCCTGTGCAATAAGCGACAATTGGTTTCTCTTTTTGGATGCCGAGTTGATTCAAGTATAGTTCCACCTCAGCTTTAGATTTGATATTACCTTTTGCATCGAATAAGTCTTGGTAGAATAAAGATTTGGCACCCGGTATATGTCCACCTCTGGTTTCTCCGTAAGGTGTCGCTCCAGAAAATTCCCTGGGTTCCCTTGTATCCAGGATTTGAAATTGTTTTGATGATAATCCTTTTAGGATGGCTTCTTTTTGTATCGCTGATGATTGAATTGTTTTATTTTCAGAAATGCCATAACCGGTTACTGTGTTTTTTTTCACCTTTGCATTTGATTTCCTTTGGATCTCTTTTTCATAAGCAGGATAACCGCCATCCACCCAATAAGACTGGGGGAACCCAGCTTCACGTAAACTCCAAACAATGCGCCCCTCTTCCCCCCAACCTGAGTTTCCATCACCTAACACAAGAATATTTTCATTTTGTTTGATTCCTAAATCATTTATTTTTTTACGAACCAACTTTAATTCAAGAAGTTCTCCCTTGTGAGGAGCATCCGTTCGAGAAAGCTCTTCCCAAGAAATAGCTTTCGAACCAGGGACTTTGTTTTTCAAACGCTGGGTGAAAGATCGGGTATCAAGGATCCTCGGTTTAGAAACTTGCAAGGCTAATTCTGCCGACAAAAACCAGGGAGTATCCTTCTTGGACTGGGAGAGACCTGGGGGCCCTGCACTCAATTGGAGCCAAAATGCCCATAACAGAGAAATAGAAAATAGATAAATCCCATAACCACGCAGTACTTTCACGAAGATACCCTCCCAATTTCTACAATCTTTCTCTTCTAAGACGAATATCCGTCAATAAAATAAACATTTCATCCAAGAAAACGAATTTTTCTTGCCTAACCGAACCCTCTCCGTACTTTGGAAGCAAATGGAGGGCAATATGAAAATAGGTTATTATCCAGATGTGGTCAATGAAAATGTCACGAGGATTGTCGCCTCGACTGTCGTATTCCTTGGTGTGCTTGCTATCTTATTTCCAAATCCTTATGTGCTCGGACTGCTTCTTTTCGGATTTACTCTAAGGCTTAGTTACGGTCCCAAGTTTGAGCCTTTTGCTTTTTTTACTTCTAGATACCTAGTTCCTTGGCTTGGAATTTCTTTTGTCGGAACAGCTGGACCACCGAAACGGTTTGCGCAGCTTATCGGGTTTCTATTCAGCACTGGGGCCATTGTATTCTTCACACTTGGGCTTTCGTTGGCATACCAAATCACACTTGCTACTTTAGTTTTCTTTGCTTCTTTAGAATCTTTTTTAGGTTGGTGTGCTGGTTGTTTTGCATTTGGTTTGCTTATGAAACTGGGAGTGATTCCTGAAGAAATTTGTGAACGATGTAATAACCTCAACTTTAATAAATAATTTGTTGTACAACTTTGTTACAATGGATTTTATTCTCAGTATTTTCTTTGGTTACCATTCTCTTTCTTTGGATGGTAACCCTTCCTAAAGATTTTTTTAAAAAATACAGAAATCAGATTCTCATCTTAGGATTGGCGGTGCGAATCATAAGTATATTTCTTCCTCCTCTTTGGGAGGACGATTGGTCGAGATATTTATGGGAAGGAAATTTGATTCGAGGTGGTGAATCACCTTATCAAATTGCTCCCCTTGATTACTTTCAAAAATCGAACTTAAGCGAAACAGAAATTGGAATTTTATCACAGATCAATCATCCTGATTGGACCACAATTTACAGCCCCTTTGTTTTATTATTTTTTGCCTTATTTTCTATAGGTTTTTCGGGATATTTTTTAAAACTTGCTTATTTAGTTTTTGAGATTTCAAGTTTTGTTTTTTTTTCTAAGGGAAATTTTAACAAATCTCGTTTATTGTATTGGCTATTCCCAGTTTTCATTAAAGAAATATATATTAATTTCCACTTTGAAGTATTAATTCTCTCGTTACTTTGGATTTTTTTTAGTCTTATTAGAGACAAAAAAATAATTCTTTCGAGTTTTATATTGGGTCTAGCGATCCATATTAAAATTTTAGCCCTTCCTTTTTTGTTGCCGCTAATCACAACGTTGAAGTATAGAAAATGGAAAAGTGATTGGATCCAATGGGTCTTATATGCCATATTTTTAAATACTGGCTTTTTTATTTTCTACCTTATTTACTATTTTATTTTTCCAAATACTTTCGATTTTGGAATTTCCAATTTATTGAAGTTTGGTGGTAGTTTTAAATTCAACCAATTTTATGAACCTATCTGGAAAACATTTGGAATTATCGACCTTAAAACTTTTCCTTTTTTACTACATTTAATTACAATTACAGTCTTTGTGTTTATCTCCTTAGAGAAACAGAATCGTATGCGAAAATTCGCATCAGTTACTGCAAAATTAGATTTATACTTTTTATCCGGATATTTACTCCTGACTCTATTACCAGTTTACAATCCTTGGTACTTTTTAATCCTACTGCCGCTTTTAGTAACATCCAAATCCGAAAGCCTTTCTCCTTGGATTTTGATTTCCATACCGCAATTATCCTACCTAACGAAAGCGCGTTTGGGTTTCGAATTTACTTATTTCTATGAAATTCCTGACATTATTCTCCTACTCGAAGCAACGATATCCCTAATCTGCCTCCTATGGCATTTCAAGCAAATATTCATTTTACTTTACAAAATATCCAATATATCAAACATAGCCACTAAGGGAAGTATTGGGTATGGAAACAGAAATTGAAAGTTTTTCGGCCACAACAGAAAACGAAAGAAATGTCGATGAAGTTTTGACAGTTGTCCTCGGAGAGACCTTAAAACGTCGAAGACTAGAACTCGGATTATCAATGGAAAAACTATCACAGCTTTCCACTGTTAGTCGAGGTATGTTAGGACTCATTGAGTCTGGAAAAACTACTCCCAGTATTGGAATTTTATGGAAGTTATCAAAATCACTCCGTATCCCTATTGGCGAAATGATTCCAGATTTGTTTGCTCAATCTCCTCGTTTTATCGGAGCAAATGAAGGAAAACGCTGGATTTCGCCCAAAAATACAGCAGAATCTCGTATTTTTTATCAAGAGGAAAGAGACCGATTGAGTATTGTGGAATGGAAACTAACCATTGGCAAAGTTTCACAGTTCAATCATTTACCATCCGCATTTGATATCAAAATCTACCAAGTAATTGGAAAAACCAAAATCAAACTAAAAACAAAAGAACTTGTTTTAGGACCAGCTGATAGTGCCTTTTTTCCTATAGCAGAATTAGAATTTGTAGAAAATGAATTCCTCGAAGAATCCAAATTCCTCTGGATTGCTTCCAAAAAAGCACGGTAGAACATCCTCAAAATAACGGCTAAAAGAATGCACATCACGAGAATATATTGTGCGTTATATAAGATTTATTGTTCACTATATAAGATTAACTGTTTTTGGATTTTTGCTACCTTTAAAGACTGACCTTACCTGTTTCTTTCCTCTGGTGCAACCCCTACAGAGGGGAAGCAGGAATAAAATCTAAGGATTAACAAATGAAAACCAATCTATTTTACAAGTTGATTGCTCTTATTACCGCGGGGTTCATCGGAGCCTGCGGTGGAGCCAAAAAAAATAACGACATCGAAAACCTACTTCTGGCAGCACTTGCGCTTTCTTCAGGAATCAAAGTCAATACAGCCGCGGAGTTAGCAAAGGAATCTAACGACGATTACAACCTAAACGAATACGGACTCATCACTCCATCAACTTTGGGTAAATGGGTCAACAATTGGTCAGGCACTAAACCTGCAGGGATCAATGGTAAACTAGTTATCTTACAAAACGGAGTCAATCCAAACGGTGCAGGCGGAACGGGAACCCAGGCCGGAAAAGAATACATTGGTGGAAATGGAAACGATGTCGTGGTCTATTCCTTCAATTTTGCTAGTGGTGCGAATGCACTAGATGGTGGGGATGGATTTAGTCAGAAACGAAACAATGGACTGGCTGATACAATCTCGATCATTGCTGATGGTGCACATATTGATAAAATCTTAAACCAATATGGAATTGATCCTTCTAATGACCTAGTGGTTCTTGTTTCTTCAGCAGATGCAGCAAGTCATGTGCAAGGTACTTTAAGAGCTTTTTATTCCTTTCGTTATTGGGGTTTTGACCATAAAAACCTTGCCTTTTTAAATGGAACATTGCCTAAACTTATTGCATCAGAAGGAAACTTTGTCCCTTTCAGCTCTACCACAAATACACCTCCAGGTCTTAACAACCGCTATAGTGTAAAGAATTTGAGAGTGGATAATACAATTCTAATGCTTCCATTAGAAGATGTGATTAAAGCAGTAAAAGCACCTAACAATGTAACAATTGCCGGTCTTACTTCCAGTATTTTTGTATCAGATGCAAGGTCTTCTGCAAGTGCCGCCGAATACAACGGAACCATCAAAAGCACTCAATCTGAAATAGCAGGAAAATACGTTGGATTTGAAGGTAGAATCAAAGGAGCAAAGGATGTTCCATGGACAGGACTTTTGGATACAGATCATCGATTCAAATCGAAAGCAGATCTAAAAGCTTACTTTGCTGCACGAGGTTACCAATCAGGCCAAACTGCAATCCAACTTTGCCGAACAAATAACAGATCTCAGGTGACTGGATTCTCCTATATTGCGATCCTCGGGTATCCATCTACATATTATGATGGAAGTTGGATCGAATGGGGAAGTTTAACTGGTGCGGGACCAGCTCCTAAATTACCAACTGACTCGCCATTCCGAACAGACTTACCGGAGCTTTCAGAAGTGATTACTTACAATGTTGCTGGTGATGTTGATACAACTTTACCAACTAACTTAAATATTTC belongs to Leptospira wolbachii serovar Codice str. CDC and includes:
- a CDS encoding cytochrome c3 family protein gives rise to the protein MVSRSETSVGNWKLKRNIYISFFLFLVLGISIYLYRNQREIAIEQVFPGKVWAKPIENLPNLKGVGAPTAKNCGSCHTEIYEEWKRSTHANALSDIQFQSELAKPSSPKWICLNCHIPVQNQRETIITGLKNGDYFRPVEIPNPSFNAEMKAEGVTCATCHVRVDSESKESYVIGALGGTSPPHPVKIDRKQLQERCYDCHNETYTLNESLVCSFQTGTELLSTKSNESCSSCHQPEVRRSIVKPSLHKPIRKSHKHGFIGAGVPKTFDLYPDQIRLGYKPGIVLTEIKVEKNTIEVQIGNINANHHVTTGDPERFYRLLLVGLDRDGHSIFNAETTIGQEWSWSPVAKKVGDTRIPFGEKFVWKLKQSDLPIVSFKFQAIHVRLKNITSDYMIQSSGYVSSPYREKVEKMKDLYPHSSLVIESLYHINSKSRKDTPLEELFKRNQLRKGE
- a CDS encoding rhodanese-like protein, whose amino-acid sequence is MKTNLFYKLIALITAGFIGACGGAKKNNDIENLLLAALALSSGIKVNTAAELAKESNDDYNLNEYGLITPSTLGKWVNNWSGTKPAGINGKLVILQNGVNPNGAGGTGTQAGKEYIGGNGNDVVVYSFNFASGANALDGGDGFSQKRNNGLADTISIIADGAHIDKILNQYGIDPSNDLVVLVSSADAASHVQGTLRAFYSFRYWGFDHKNLAFLNGTLPKLIASEGNFVPFSSTTNTPPGLNNRYSVKNLRVDNTILMLPLEDVIKAVKAPNNVTIAGLTSSIFVSDARSSASAAEYNGTIKSTQSEIAGKYVGFEGRIKGAKDVPWTGLLDTDHRFKSKADLKAYFAARGYQSGQTAIQLCRTNNRSQVTGFSYIAILGYPSTYYDGSWIEWGSLTGAGPAPKLPTDSPFRTDLPELSEVITYNVAGDVDTTLPTNLNISATTSRKIIEDDKAYKR
- a CDS encoding sulfurtransferase, encoding MKVLRGYGIYLFSISLLWAFWLQLSAGPPGLSQSKKDTPWFLSAELALQVSKPRILDTRSFTQRLKNKVPGSKAISWEELSRTDAPHKGELLELKLVRKKINDLGIKQNENILVLGDGNSGWGEEGRIVWSLREAGFPQSYWVDGGYPAYEKEIQRKSNAKVKKNTVTGYGISENKTIQSSAIQKEAILKGLSSKQFQILDTREPREFSGATPYGETRGGHIPGAKSLFYQDLFDAKGNIKSKAEVELYLNQLGIQKEKPIVAYCTGGVRSAFVVGILRTYGYNAYNYAGSMWEWSHDPKLPLETGN
- a CDS encoding helix-turn-helix domain-containing protein, which translates into the protein METEIESFSATTENERNVDEVLTVVLGETLKRRRLELGLSMEKLSQLSTVSRGMLGLIESGKTTPSIGILWKLSKSLRIPIGEMIPDLFAQSPRFIGANEGKRWISPKNTAESRIFYQEERDRLSIVEWKLTIGKVSQFNHLPSAFDIKIYQVIGKTKIKLKTKELVLGPADSAFFPIAELEFVENEFLEESKFLWIASKKAR
- a CDS encoding glycosyltransferase family 2 protein, translating into MNNVFCIIPARDEEEGIERALTGLLSGSGLTKSNFIVVNNASTDQTSKIVKQMGFLSLDCPEIGYGNACLVALDWIKQSNLHPDYILFCDADGSDDPSDIQKLIRVIQETGADLVIGSRTIGVVEKGALSPIQIFGNALTCFLIFIFFRRRFTDMGPLRIIGYPSILQLQMEDPTWGWNIEMHVKGSHLGLEY
- a CDS encoding DUF4395 domain-containing protein, translated to MKIGYYPDVVNENVTRIVASTVVFLGVLAILFPNPYVLGLLLFGFTLRLSYGPKFEPFAFFTSRYLVPWLGISFVGTAGPPKRFAQLIGFLFSTGAIVFFTLGLSLAYQITLATLVFFASLESFLGWCAGCFAFGLLMKLGVIPEEICERCNNLNFNK